CCGCCATGTAAAAGAGTAACTGACTTCACGCTATTAATAAGCATTGACTGTGCCAAAAACCAAGAGCGTATATAAAAACTATTCTATCTTCTTGTAGATCATGGGTTATATCTTCTTACTTGAAGTTGCACATCAGATTACCGGGACCAACGCATATCGCAGAAACTGCGCAATATTTCACGCACCGCAATACGTAAGTCCGTATATCACTATATTACAACATTTTACAACGTCGCAATAGATGCGCCTACATATTCAAACATATCGCAGTTTCTGCGACAGCATCCCCGGGTCAAACTGATGTATCAAAAGCAACAGGCGGTTTGTCCACAGACTTACACTCCTTTCTGAAAAAGATTGACTTGATCCCGACAACTGCTTTTATTTGCCTGCATAATGAATTGGCCCAATCGACTGACACTGACCCGCATCATGCTGGCACCTGTTTTTATGATCTTCTTTTTGATCGAAGGTGTCTGGCCGAGGCTGATTGCCCTGATCATCTTTATAATCGCCGCTATAACCGATATGGCAGACGGCTATATCGCCCGCAAGTACAATATCGTCACAGGGTTCGGCAAGTTTATGGATCCCCTGGCGGACAAGATCCTGGCCTCCATCGCCCTCATCTCGTTTGTTATGCTGGGATATTGCAAAAACTGGATGGTGCTCCCGATTATTATACGGGAGTTTTTCATTATGGGTCTCAGGTCGCTGGCGGCCTACAAAGGTATGGT
This genomic stretch from Candidatus Zixiibacteriota bacterium harbors:
- the pgsA gene encoding CDP-diacylglycerol--glycerol-3-phosphate 3-phosphatidyltransferase, giving the protein MNWPNRLTLTRIMLAPVFMIFFLIEGVWPRLIALIIFIIAAITDMADGYIARKYNIVTGFGKFMDPLADKILASIALISFVMLGYCKNWMVLPIIIREFFIMGLRSLAAYKGMVITPTWWAKLKTFMQMTVIGIILLYINLQTFVPALGGNWGILTDPQVFFYIDILVFLAMFVTVATGLDYLVKYFYLFRNVVK